A segment of the Manihot esculenta cultivar AM560-2 chromosome 13, M.esculenta_v8, whole genome shotgun sequence genome:
gttcctcaactagcacatgcaaggcatacaacatatcatacacataaaacacatgaaacatataagaaactaaccttagaaaagataagggtattgctggagcatggactcccgtgtcttccaagtgcattcttccaaattgtggtggttccacaggactttcaccatcgggatttccttgtttctcagcttcctgacctgggtgtctatgatccgtactggctgctcaacataggtgagatcttcttggatctctacatcaggctcactaagaaccttactcggatctgacacgaacttccttaacatggaaacatggaaaaccggatggattctttccattgaagcaggcaaatctagcttgtacgacacattcccaatcttctgcaagatttcaaagggtccgatgtatcgtggggctagtttacctttcttcccaaaacgaacctctcctttcataggagacaccttgagcaataccagatccccctcctgaaactctacttgtcatctgcggatgtctgcataactcttctgtctgcttgcagcagtcttgatcctttctctgattatgggtaccaccctgctggtaatctctactagctcaggccctgccaaggccttttctccaacctcttcccagcaaacaggtgatctgcacttcctcccatacaaagcttcatatggagccatcccgatgctagcatgatggctgttattgtaggcaaactctaccaaggctagatgctgcctccaagaaccgccaaagtccagcacacacattctaagcatatcctctatggtctggatggtcctttctgattgtccgtctgtctgtggatggaaagcagtgctaaaatccaacctggtacccatggcattctgcagactccgccaaaatttggaggtgaactggggccctctatccgacactattgaaacaggaaccccatgcagcctgacgatctcatcaacatatacctgcgccaactttccacagaatagccactcctgacagggatgaagtgagcagatttggtgagtctgtccacaatcacccatatggagtccaatctgttggacgtcgccggtaaccccactacgaagtccatagctatattctcccatttccactctggaataggtggcgggttaagcattccagccggcttctgatgttccagcttcaccctctgacacacttcgcaggctgacacaaactgtgccacttctttcttcatagctggccaccaataaaccttcttcagatcttgatacatcttggtggctccggggtgaacgctgtatcctgcattatgagcctctctcataatgtctccttttagccctatgtcatctggtacacatagtctgctcctatagcggaggatccctttgctgtcgaatctgaactcactatctttgcctgactgaacagtcctggcaatcttcactaactctgggtcctcatgttgtttctgagccacctgctccagaaacacgagtgCCACTCttatctgggctaccaaagcacctgtaccagacaactccaactgtagaccttcctcaacgagcttgtaaaactccttcactactggcctcctctctgccgatatgtgggataaactgcctagtgacttccggcttagggcgtctgccacaacattcgccttacccggatgatactgaatcttgcaatcataatcactcagcagttctacccaccttctctgtctcaagttcagatctctttgactcaggatgtactgtaggctcttatgatctataaagatctcacatttaaccccatagaggtagtgcctccacatcttgagtgcaaagattactgctgccatttccaggtcatgtgtggggtaattcagctcatgcttctttagctgcctagaagcataagcaatcaccctttcattctacatcagcacacaacccaaacccactcgggatgcatcacagaagactgtgaagtcctcactgctagctggcaaagctaacactggtgccgatgttaatctcttcttaagctcttcaaaactctcttcgcactggtcggtccacacaaacttctgattcttcctggttaacctggtcagaggagctgcaatttttgagaagtcctgaacgaacctcctgtagtaacctgccaaacccaagaaacttctgatctctgacactgaagtgggtctaggccagttagccacagcttctaccttcttggggtccacctctatcccattttctgtcacaacatgccccaagaatgaaatgctcctcagccagaactcacacttggagaacttggcatacaagccatgctccctcaaggtctgtagaaccaacctcagatgatgggcatgctcctctgcattcctggaatacaccaatatatcatctatgaagacaataatgaagtgatccaggtactggttaaacactatgttcatgagatccatgaatgctgcaggggcattggttaacccgaacggcattacaaggaactcaaaatgcccatatctggtcctgaaagctgtctttggcacatcttcctccctgatcctcagctgatgatacccggacctcagatctattttggagaaacaacccgctcctgctagctgatcgaatagatcatcgatccttggcaaagggtacctattcttagtagtgactttgttcaactgcctgtagtcgatacaaagtctaagggatccatccttctttctgacaaacaagactggagcaccccatggtgaggtactcggtcggatgaagcccttgtctaccagctcttgcaactgttctttcaactcttttaattctgctggtgccatcctgtaaggagggatagagatcggtcgggttccaggcatcagttctatctcgaactctatctccctagcaggtggtaaacctggcagttcgtctgggaacacatccaaaaactctctgaccaccggcaccgaggtgggctctctaacctgactgctaagctctctcacatgagccaaatacccctgacatcccctcctaagcaacctacgagcctgaagagctgatatcagacctctaggtgtacccctcctgtctcctctgaagactacctctaacccatcctgacctctgaacctgactaccttgtccctgcagtccaaggtagctccatgggtagataaccagtccatccctagaatgacgtcaaaatctgtcaaatctagaaccaccaggtcggcggacaagcatcttccctcaacaaacacaggactacactggcagactgactctgccactgacggatcacacttgggtccactgacccagagaggacactctaacccagagatcatcaaccccaacctctcaatggctctcggtgcgataaaagaatgagatgcaccatggtccatcaaggcatacacatctgaacaaccaatgactaagttacctgctaccacggtgttagatgcatctgcctcctactgtgtcattgtgaagatccgtgctggaactgatggaccttcacctctgaaacccgctgaagaagaggctgcccctctcgctctacctctgccactggcctgagtcgtggctggagctgctggctgcgctacactacctgaagctgtctactgggactgtgccatcggggctgctcttggacattcttgAGACATATGCCCTtcttgaccacatctgtaacaggctgtcatcccaaaccgacatactcccctgtgtggcttaccacaccttgcacaaattgcattatccgcaccagagcttgagccacctccaaatcccagactagacttaaccttgttccagaacttgttcttcttcgacttcctagggtctctgtcccactttttactacctgaagctgctgcactcagagaagaagagcctggggtcttagaaccagaaggctgtgccactgactgcttgactttcccctcgatgatagcactggcctccatcctcctagccatatccactatggcatggaagctctccctatctgcggactggatcaaggaggaatacctggagtgaagtttcatgatatacctccttgaatTCTTCTGATcggtgtcaagagtttgccctgcaaacggcaatagttccaagaatctgtcggtgcactcctctacactcacttcctctgtctgccttaactgttcaaactcaatcatcttcaattctcttgaattgtcaggaaaagcccatcctgcaaattcatttgcaaactcctcccatgataggttgtccaacctcgggctcacatagttcttaaaccactcacgggcctttttgcattttaatgtgaacccagccatctgaatggctctactgtcatccgcccctatctcatctgtaatggttttgaccctctcaaggtacagaaacgggtcatcaccggtttcaaactggggagcacccagcttcatgtagtcagtcatcttgaccttgctcccaccagatgagctaggcttaggcatatgggttgctggaactgtgggttctgctgatggtggaggaggtgcaacattttctgaggtagggtttgctggatttggatagtaaggtgagggtggatacattgggtattatgaatatggtgggtagtagggtgggtatggcatctgtgtgggataaggggtaaagctagggtaatccgatgtacctcccatcgaatacccaggattttgtgagaagtgtgggtagtggggtgggtaaacaaatcccgaggcctgagtgcctccttgggactctcccattccctcttctgacatgctaactcccagactgccatccctcctctgctctacatccatatcatcccccatgtcctcagacattcctccctgaactgttcccctcactgatctgctcctacccagatccagagaccttctagggtctcttactgctctttctctgttagacctactagatattgcccttggcaatgtaggaggacgggcgctcatgccctcatcctcaggtggcactccagtcaatcgtgcagatcgacgagttcctctcatcctgatttctgaaaaacaacacaaagcacataaacatcagcatcaaatggttcatgtgtcaacacatgaacccgcatcacatacatcacataacaatcataacattaatacacatgcatattatcatggcatttcacatcattatacaagacaggactccacatcctatcctagtggacatgatctttcctattgtgcttgaccttctataacatctatgagcccgacactctaggtccgaccatataaacctagggctctgataccattctgtaacgacccaaaaatcggaccgctaccggcgctaggatccagtcggcttaaggccgccgggacctgtagcaagcctgacataaaacctgtaaacctgcttaatcccatacttgatcaagaatatacataaaaattaaaacttttcttttattcacacaccaaactcaacctgtgcatgcactgaacataatcataattatatccatgacccctctgtgggatctcatcaatgccccaatgggcgatacaatatatgttgagttggttgacataaacatctaagatcatgtattaaaagggacaccttacacatagagtcaagcacaatctctaatccttaatatcattattacataacatgactatataagacattacattacaatttcatcatgtccacacgctatctattacaaacacatgacttcattactcttgcggacctcctggtctaccctgtacctgcaaacctggggttaaggggaaaaggggtgagctacaagagtccagcgagcagaatcataaagcatttaaaacacatgctatcatggaatgcatcacatcataactaatcatatcaaggatgaacttgtcaccattttgCCCTcaacatattccaatcatgccaggggcatagtgcagaccacacctggtctttctcttatacataacgtaacatacataaccaatggtgccgggggcgtagtgcaggccacatccggtctttctcttacatagtgccaggggcgtagtgcaggccacacctggacttccatatcatctcatcatgtcataacatatgagagctaatggatcattcaacattcatccacatcaacaacatattatgcaatgcaacatattcatgatttctaatgcaaacaacctaaaatatcacatggcatccgtgatgcatgaacatgctcaaaactgatttatttacttgaaacataaggagttattctactcacctctggctagctctgacactgactgaagcagctgactcactgctgaggtcctcggttcctcgggtccgaacctacacaggtggactcaaatgagggaccaaacaactagaacataactctaaaaacatcccccaaaaaccctctaaaactcctcaaaacatccatgcaaaaacatgcaaaggaaggctggatagggcactttcggcggcaggttcgtcggccgaaagtccctccagagccgaaagtcaggcaggttcggcggcaccttcggcggccgaaactcctagacagaggcgaaactcatgcatgttcggcgacactttcggcggccgaaactcctagacagagacgaaagtctcctttcgggggcaagcttcggcagccgaaggctacctccgcaagcatgttcggcggccgaaagttccttcggctgccgaacctggtttctcccatagtggcagaaactcagcccttctatgcacatttgcctccaaaactttccaatcatgcataaacctattctaccacacaaatacacaagcatacaagctcctaggggcttcaaactacttaaaccccatctacaacacatcaagcatccacattgttcaaaaacacaacataaactcataaacctaaccataagctaaacattcattctaccccatagatcttcataaaacttacttaaaacatgcaatgagcttaagatcggctcttacctcttgaagatcgagagagagacgacctaatcttggagatgggagattttcaacttccgtgggtctccaagttcaaaacttgctcaaaacttgaaaatcttcaaaacaagatgaaaacttgtgaaaatcgtgaaagatttgaaggaagaactcaaagattggtgagggatggcggagagctcaccttggccgaaaatggggagaaaagctcgctcatttcggctaagggacccttttatagtggctggcctgggcacgttcgggggccgaacgtgcctccgcatgcatgccatgttcggcggccgaacttgtggttcggcggccgaacctgggttttcctccaaggttattttcatgcaaaaacttatttccttttcatttaaaatcatgaaatacattaaaatattttatgaaaacatgtttctaccctactagaggcttccgacatccgagattccaccggacggtaggaattccgataccggagtctaggcgggtattacactacgcccctggcatgattggactatgtagaggactattggtgacaagtccatccttgatgtgatttgtttgtgatgtgttgcatttcatgaaagcatgaaatttaaattgaatgtttatttattctgctcactgggctttatagctcacccctctcccttaacccccagatttgcaggtatagggtagaccaggaggtcagcaggagtagagtcatgttttatgtaatagctaaatgtggacatgaatatgatgtaatgtaagagtatgttatagaaatgtaatgtaatgatgcttatggaagtttagagttgtgcttgaccatagtatgttgtaaatccctttttagtacatgatcttaaatgtttaatgatgattatgtaaaccaagcttaatgtatattatgataccccattggagtatttgatgaggactccagtgagaggtttgatgttatgatttgtgcatgcacaggttaagcttggtgaaggaatgaatgaatgaacgattgaatgaataaatgagaaagttttaaatttttatgtaattgttgatcatgtatgggattaaacaggtatacaggatgtatgttaggcttgctacgggttccggcagccttaagccgatctggatcctagcgccggtagcggtccgaattttggATCGTTACATTTACCCTCGCCAAGTAGTTCTGCATGGTCTGGTCTCTTGCCTGATATGCCCCCTGTTATTTGGCTGATCACTAACTGGGAGTCGCTATTTATCTCGAGGTTAGTTGCCCCTACTTCCATTGTGATCAGCATCCggtttattagggcttcatattctgctaCATTGTTGGAGGCCTTGAACTCCAAACGTAGAGCATAGCAAACTTTGAACCCTTCAGGTCCTTTCAGCATTATTTCTGCGCCGCTGCCTCCGGTGCTGGATGCCCCGTCCACATACAACTTCCAGCTGAATTCTCGAGGGGACTGGCTTTCACCATCTCCTTCTGATGCTTCCGAGGACGTCTCACCAGGTTCTGCTTGTTTTTCATTGAAGGAGCACTCCGCTATGAAGTCGGTAAgagcttgagattttatggttgtgcgaggtcggtactctaagCAGTAGGGACTAATCTCAATAGACCAAGCAAGCATTCGACCTGAAGTTTCTGGTCTGTGGAGAATTTTCTTCAACGGCTGGTCTGTCATTactactccttggtggctttctaGGTAAACCCTGAACTTTTTGACTACTAGCAATAGAGCATATGCTATTTTTTTGATGTTCAGATATCTTATCTCAGCATCTTTAAGCACTTTGCTGACATAGAATACTggcttctgctctcctcctTCCACTCTTACCAGTACAACACTGACAGCTTATTCCGAGGCTGATAAGTAGATCAAGAGCTCTTCCCCTTGTAGCGGACTACTAAGTACATGTGGCAAGCTAAGATAACACTTGAGCTCTTTGGAAACTTCTTGACAGTCCTTGGTCCATTCGAAATTCGgaacttttctcaacttcttaATGAAAGGTAGGcacctttctgccgaccttgacatgaaACGATTAAGCGCTACTACCCTTCCAATAAGTCTTTGGACGTCCCTCACACAAGTAGGCTCATGCATTTTCAATATGGCCTCTACCTTCTCGGGATTGGGCTCGATACcctttccactcaccatgtaacCCAGGAACTTTCcacccctgatgaagaaagcgcatTTTGCTGGATTCAGCCTCATTTTGTATCGCTCAAGTACCTCGAATACTTCCCTCAGGTCTATCAAGTGTTGCTGAAAAGTTGGACTttttaccaccatatcatccacgtATGCTTCCACATTCCTACCAATCTGATCTTTGAAAATCTTGTTCATCAATCTCTGGTATGTTGCCCCTGCGTTCTTCAGCCCAAAAGGCATGGCCTTGTAATAGTAAGTCTCGTCTTctattatgaacgaggtcttttatTCGTCTGACTTGTCCATAGGGATTTGATGGTAGCCAGACATCGCATCCAGAGATGACATACAATCAAAACCGGCcatagaatcgaccattttattaatatcaaggagggggtaacaatctttggggcaTGCCTGATTCAGGTCGGTAaagtctatgcacatcctatttttgccattggcttttttcactaatacaggatttgctagccaTTGTAGGTatatgacttccctaataaacccTGCTTCCTCCAGCTTTCATacttcctccctggtggcctgatgcttctctcttcctactaccctcttcttctgctttatcgGCTTAGCTTCGGGGAGGACGTTCAGCTTGTGGGTCATCACCTCAGGGTCTATCCCAGGCATGTCTAAAGGCTTCCAGGCAAAGCTTGAggcgtgacctcggatcagggccattaCTTCGATTTTCTACTCTTCAGTTAAGCCAGCATTGAGGCTGAAAAGCTTGTCTGCTTCTGTTTCTGATAGGGGAAGGTTTCCAGTTCTTCGACTGGTTCCGTTCTGGCTTCTTTCTTCTCATCTCGGGCCTTTAGAACTTCTGAGTCAAAATTTTCCCCTGCTGAGCTCGGTTCCGACACTGTGGCCAGGTATATTGCTCTCGCCTCTTCCTGACACCCTCTGACTACTTCCACTCCTGCTTCGGTTGGGAACTTCATAGCCAGGTATCTGATGCTGGTCACTACCTCAAAATCATACAGCACCGGCCTTCCCAGTATGGCGTTGTAGTTCAAGGGAAGCTTTACCACCAAGAATACTGCGTAGTGAGTTCGAGCCAAGGGTGCTTCTCCGAGGGTCAGTGCCAATTTCACCTTTCCTTCCACAGGTACCGGGACTCCTCCGATTCCCATCACCGGGGCCTGATCTCGAACTAACTGCTCTTTAGGGATTCTCATTTGTTGGAAGACCCTGTATGGCAATAAGTTCACCTTGCTTCTGTCGTCAACCAGGATCTTCTTGACTTGGTAGTTGTGAATGATGGCTTCGATAACGAAGGTGTCATCGTGAGGCATTTGAATGCCATGGGCATCTTCTGGGGAGAAAGAGATGACCGTTGGGGAATGTTCTGCTACTTGCATGACTTCAGTACTGCTACCCTCCCCATCTCGGcccctttttcttcctttcctgctcatccgacctccagtTCCCCCGACGATCATATTAATGGTTCCACTGGAGCCGTCATTCACCGGTCCTACTCCCGTCCTCCGAGGTCTTTCTGTTGTAGGATTCTGCTGAGGCCTTTCTCCTTCGAGTTTTCTCACAAAGTTCCTGAGGTGTCCCCTTTTAATCAGCCTTTCAATTTCGCTGATCAGCTGGTAATAAttattggtgtcatggccgtgTGTACGATGGTACTggcagtatttgtcaggatatCTCTGGCTTGCTTTAGCCTTCATGGGCTTCGGCCATTGGAACAACTCCTTGTtttggactgccatgagcacttcggcacGGGAGGCATTGAGAGGGGTCAGGATCTCTGGAACTCGCGGAGGAAATGGTCTTTGGTCCCTCCGGTCCCAGGGCTGTCTGTATGTCTCAGGCTTTTTGTTTTGCCTCTTCTCATGTCTTTCCGGACTCCTTTCTTCTGGGGCTTTTCCCTTGTTTGCTGCCTCCTTGGCGAATATGCTCGTcatcaaggcatcatcctgccttatgtatttctctgccctcttcatcagtTCTGCCAACGAGGTAGGGGGCTTTCTACTCAACGAGTCGAAGAACTCGGGGGAGGTTGTCCCTTTCTGTATGGCTTCCACTGCTCTGCCTTCATCTAGCTCGgggatctgcagggcctccatATTGAAACGGGCTACATACTCCCTCAATGATTCGTTCCTCCTTTGCCTGATTGTTTCCAAGTAACTGGATTTTCTGTTTGCCGGCACTCCTGCTATGAACCGACTAATGAATACATTGGCCAAGTCCTCGAAGCTTCTGATACTTCCAGCTTCCAAAAtattgaaccacgcccgtgctggtCCTGTGAGCGTCgtggggaataccttgcacatcaaggcatccgacaaggtctgcagctccatgaaagtttTATAGTTAAGGACGTGCTCCCTGGGATTTCTCGTTCTGTCGTACGCTGCCATAGGTGGTGACTCgaggttgtcgaagccggtcaaaaataacatttccggttatcaacaatattactactgcagatagtggtaaaggatcgaatccacagagaattgaaaacttatataTTATTCTTAACAAGAACAAGAGAATTGACTGAacgagaaactgaaagcaagtaactgaaaccaaaataaaaataaagtgcaataaaagtaaaatgggggggtttgagattgatttgattaagcaactact
Coding sequences within it:
- the LOC110629255 gene encoding uncharacterized protein LOC110629255 — encoded protein: MCKVFPTTLTGPARAWFNILEAGSIRSFEDLANVFISRFIAGVPANRKSSYLETIRQRRNESLREYVARFNMEALQIPELDEGRAVEAIQKGTTSPEFFDSLSRKPPTSLAELMKRAEKYIRQDDALMTSIFAKEAANKGKAPEERSPERHEKRQNKKPETYRQPWDRRDQRPFPPRVPEILTPLNASRAEVLMAVQNKELFQWPKPMKAKASQRYPDKYCQYHRTHGHDTNNYYQLISEIERLIKRGHLRNFVRKLEGERPQQNPTTERPRRTGVGPVNDGSSGTINMIVGGTGGRMSRKGRKRGRDGEGSSTEVMQVAEHSPTVISFSPEDAHGIQMPHDDTFVIEAIIHNYQVKKILVDDRSKVNLLPYRVFQQMRIPKEQLVRDQAPVMGIGGVPVPVEGKVKLALTLGEAPLARTHYAVFLVVKLPLNYNAILGRPVLYDFEVVTSIRYLAMKFPTEAGVEVVRGCQEEARAIYLATVSEPSSAGENFDSEVLKARDEKKEARTEPVEELETFPYQKQKQTSFSASMLA